A single genomic interval of Microbacterium hydrocarbonoxydans harbors:
- a CDS encoding MFS transporter, which produces MTRTASIPTTETDAPRVGPRGWAALVVLMLPVLLVSVDNTVLSFALPEISIALAPTGAEQLWIIDVYPLVLAGLLVTMGTLGDRFGRRRMLLIGATGFAAASALAAFAPSAALLIAARALLGLFGAMLMPSTLSLLRSIFRNRDQRRLAIAVWASAFSAGSALGPIVGGFLLEHFAWGAVFLVAVPVLIPLLVAAPLLVPESRDPNPGRIDLVSIVLSMAAMIPVVYAIKSLAVDGPSLSAGAWALLGIVMGTLFVRRQLVAEVPMLDMALFRRGSFSGAILVNLLSVVALVGFLYFVSQHLQLVLGLSPMTAGVALVPGMLAMIVAGLSVVPISRRVRPHVLVPAALVFSVAGYLLVAFTTSDHGVAPLIVAFVVLGIGIGAAETISNELILSSAPAEKAGAASAVSETAYELGAVLGTAVLGGLITAFYRGALVVPDGIPAEAAHAAKETLAGAYTAAQDLPTEIGDVLWHAASAAFGSGVLVTSLIGAALVVLAGVIAAVTLRKTPTH; this is translated from the coding sequence ATGACCCGTACTGCGTCGATTCCGACGACAGAGACGGATGCGCCCCGCGTCGGGCCCCGAGGCTGGGCGGCGCTCGTCGTCCTCATGCTGCCGGTGCTGCTCGTGTCGGTGGACAACACGGTGCTGAGCTTCGCGCTGCCCGAGATCTCCATCGCGCTGGCCCCCACCGGGGCCGAGCAGCTGTGGATCATCGACGTGTACCCGCTCGTGCTCGCGGGGCTGCTCGTCACCATGGGAACCCTCGGCGACCGATTCGGCCGTCGCCGGATGCTGCTGATCGGCGCGACCGGCTTCGCCGCCGCCTCCGCCCTCGCCGCCTTCGCACCCTCGGCCGCACTCCTCATCGCGGCGAGGGCGCTGCTCGGGCTCTTCGGTGCGATGCTCATGCCGTCCACCCTCTCGCTGCTGCGGTCGATCTTCCGAAACCGCGATCAGCGTCGACTGGCGATCGCCGTGTGGGCGTCGGCCTTCTCGGCTGGATCCGCCCTCGGTCCGATCGTCGGCGGCTTCCTCCTCGAGCACTTCGCCTGGGGTGCCGTCTTCCTCGTCGCCGTGCCGGTGCTCATCCCGCTGCTCGTCGCCGCACCGCTGCTGGTGCCGGAGAGTCGGGACCCGAACCCCGGCCGCATCGACCTCGTCAGCATCGTCCTGTCGATGGCCGCGATGATCCCGGTCGTCTATGCGATCAAGTCCCTCGCGGTCGACGGCCCGAGCCTCAGCGCGGGAGCGTGGGCGCTGCTCGGCATCGTGATGGGCACGCTGTTCGTGCGCCGCCAGCTCGTCGCGGAGGTGCCGATGCTCGACATGGCGCTGTTCCGCCGAGGGTCCTTCTCCGGAGCGATCCTCGTCAACCTCCTCAGCGTCGTCGCCCTCGTCGGCTTCCTCTACTTCGTCTCGCAGCACTTGCAGCTGGTCCTCGGCCTGTCGCCGATGACCGCGGGTGTGGCGCTCGTCCCCGGGATGCTGGCGATGATCGTCGCGGGCCTCTCGGTCGTGCCGATCTCCCGGCGAGTGCGTCCGCACGTGCTGGTCCCTGCCGCGCTGGTGTTCTCGGTGGCCGGGTACCTGCTGGTCGCCTTCACGACCTCCGATCACGGCGTCGCGCCGCTGATCGTCGCGTTCGTCGTGCTGGGCATCGGCATCGGGGCGGCGGAGACGATCTCCAACGAGCTCATCCTCTCCAGTGCCCCGGCCGAGAAGGCGGGAGCGGCGAGTGCCGTGTCCGAGACGGCTTACGAGCTCGGAGCCGTCCTCGGCACCGCAGTGCTCGGCGGACTCATCACGGCGTTCTATCGCGGGGCGCTCGTGGTGCCGGATGGCATCCCCGCGGAGGCCGCCCACGCGGCGAAGGAGACCCTCGCCGGTGCCTACACGGCCGCTCAAGATCTTCCCACCGAGATCGGCGACGTGCTCTGGCATGCGGCGTCAGCGGCGTTCGGATCCGGTGTGCTGGTCACCTCCCTGATCGGTGCGGCTTTGGTCGTCCTCGCGGGCGTGATCGCGGCCGTCACACTGCGCAAGACCCCCACGCACTGA
- the serA gene encoding phosphoglycerate dehydrogenase, giving the protein MPKPVVLIAEVLSPATIEALGPDFDVRHVDGTDREALFASLADADAVLIRSATHIDEEALTHAPKLKVVARAGVGLDNVDIKAATAAGVMVVNAPTSNIVSAAELTVGHILSLARRIPAAHASLAAGQWKRSSFTGAELFEKTVGIVGLGRIGALVAARLAAFDMRVVAYDPYVTSARAQQLGVQLLSLDELVAEADFLTIHMPKTPETTGMIGAEQFAAMKPTAFVVNVARGGLIDEEALHAALVAGEIAGAGLDVFTTEPPAEGGTARPLLDLPNVVVTPHLGASTEEAQEKAGVSVARSVRLALGGDLVPDAVNVAGGVIDPYVRPGISLVEKLGQIFAALATSPLTSLDVEVHGELNDYDVSVLKLAALKGVFTNIVSETVSYVNAPLLADQRGIAVRLLKDDVSEEYRNVITLAGALSDGTQLSVSGTLTGPKQAEKLVAINDHALELPIEKHHVVMLYTDRPGIVAVYGQKFGEAGINIAGMQISRLGAGDQALSVLTLDSPVPDELLDDLRGSIDADLFRQIEITEV; this is encoded by the coding sequence GTGCCGAAGCCCGTCGTGCTCATCGCCGAAGTTCTCTCTCCCGCCACGATCGAGGCCCTCGGTCCCGATTTCGACGTGCGTCACGTCGACGGCACCGACCGCGAGGCGCTCTTCGCCTCGCTCGCGGATGCCGACGCGGTGCTCATCCGCTCGGCGACGCACATCGACGAGGAGGCGCTGACGCACGCGCCGAAGCTCAAGGTCGTCGCCCGTGCGGGCGTCGGGCTCGACAACGTCGACATCAAGGCGGCCACCGCGGCCGGCGTCATGGTCGTGAACGCACCGACCTCCAACATCGTCTCGGCCGCCGAGCTCACGGTCGGTCACATCCTCAGCCTCGCTCGTCGGATCCCCGCCGCGCACGCCTCCCTCGCCGCCGGGCAGTGGAAGCGCAGCTCCTTCACCGGTGCCGAGCTCTTCGAGAAGACCGTCGGGATCGTCGGACTCGGACGCATCGGCGCCCTGGTCGCAGCGCGCCTCGCCGCCTTCGACATGCGTGTCGTCGCCTACGACCCCTACGTCACCTCTGCTCGCGCTCAGCAGCTCGGTGTGCAGCTGCTCTCGCTCGACGAGCTCGTGGCCGAGGCGGACTTCCTCACGATCCACATGCCCAAGACGCCGGAGACGACCGGCATGATCGGTGCCGAGCAGTTCGCGGCCATGAAGCCGACCGCCTTCGTCGTCAACGTCGCGCGCGGTGGCCTGATCGACGAAGAGGCGCTTCATGCGGCTCTCGTCGCCGGAGAGATCGCCGGCGCCGGGCTCGACGTGTTCACGACCGAGCCCCCCGCCGAGGGCGGCACCGCTCGTCCGCTGCTCGACCTCCCGAACGTCGTCGTGACGCCGCACCTCGGTGCGAGCACCGAGGAGGCGCAGGAGAAGGCCGGTGTGTCCGTCGCCCGCTCCGTGCGCCTCGCTCTCGGAGGAGACCTGGTTCCGGATGCCGTCAACGTCGCCGGTGGCGTCATCGACCCGTACGTGCGCCCGGGCATCTCGCTCGTCGAGAAGCTCGGCCAGATCTTCGCCGCGCTCGCGACGTCGCCGCTCACCAGCCTCGACGTCGAGGTGCACGGCGAGCTCAACGACTACGACGTGAGCGTGCTGAAGCTCGCCGCACTCAAGGGCGTCTTCACGAACATCGTCAGCGAGACGGTCTCGTACGTGAACGCCCCGCTGCTCGCCGACCAGCGAGGCATCGCCGTCCGTCTGCTCAAGGACGACGTCAGCGAAGAGTACCGCAACGTGATCACGCTGGCCGGCGCCCTCTCCGACGGTACGCAGCTGTCGGTCTCCGGCACTCTCACGGGGCCGAAGCAGGCCGAGAAGCTCGTCGCGATCAACGACCACGCGCTCGAGCTGCCCATCGAGAAGCACCACGTCGTGATGCTCTACACCGATCGGCCCGGCATCGTCGCGGTCTACGGTCAGAAGTTCGGCGAGGCCGGCATCAACATCGCCGGCATGCAGATCTCGCGTCTCGGTGCCGGTGACCAGGCGCTCAGCGTGCTGACGCTCGACTCCCCGGTGCCGGACGAGCTGCTCGACGACCTTCGCGGTTCGATCGACGCCGACCTGTTCCGCCAGATCGAGATCACCGAGGTCTGA
- a CDS encoding fumarylacetoacetate hydrolase family protein, giving the protein MKIARFSHDDAILFGIVDDTDLVVLSGDPLFAGYEPTGDRVPIADAVILAPVIPRSKIVCVGKNYHDHAAEMGGAAPEEPLLFLKPNTAVIGPGDAIVRPTISEQTEYEGELAVVIGKVAKNVKAADALDHVLGYTIANDVTARDLQRKDGQWARAKGFDTFCPLGPTISTDFDPAEATIQARVNGEVRQQAPLTDMIHSVESIIEYASAVFTLLPGDVILTGTPAGVGTFVAGDTVEVEITGLGILRNSVRDAVRAS; this is encoded by the coding sequence ATGAAGATCGCCCGATTCAGCCATGACGACGCCATCCTCTTCGGGATCGTCGACGACACCGACCTCGTCGTCCTCTCGGGCGACCCGCTCTTCGCCGGCTACGAGCCCACGGGTGATCGCGTCCCGATCGCGGACGCCGTGATCCTCGCCCCGGTGATCCCGCGGTCCAAGATCGTCTGCGTCGGCAAGAACTATCACGACCATGCCGCCGAGATGGGGGGAGCGGCGCCCGAGGAGCCGCTGCTGTTCCTCAAGCCGAACACGGCGGTGATCGGGCCCGGCGACGCGATCGTGCGCCCGACGATCTCGGAGCAGACCGAGTACGAGGGCGAGCTCGCGGTGGTGATCGGCAAGGTGGCGAAGAACGTGAAGGCCGCGGATGCGCTCGACCACGTGCTCGGCTACACGATCGCGAACGACGTCACCGCTCGCGATCTGCAGCGCAAGGACGGTCAGTGGGCTCGCGCGAAGGGGTTCGACACCTTCTGCCCGCTCGGCCCGACCATCAGCACCGATTTCGATCCAGCCGAGGCCACGATCCAGGCGCGGGTGAACGGCGAGGTGCGTCAGCAGGCGCCGCTCACGGACATGATCCACTCCGTCGAGTCGATCATCGAGTACGCCTCGGCGGTGTTCACCCTGCTCCCCGGAGATGTCATCCTCACGGGCACGCCTGCGGGCGTCGGCACGTTCGTCGCCGGCGATACGGTCGAGGTCGAGATCACCGGGCTGGGGATCCTGCGCAACAGCGTGCGTGACGCCGTGCGCGCATCATGA
- a CDS encoding 3-isopropylmalate dehydrogenase, producing MSRVVKLALIPGDGIGPEVVAEAEKVLDAVTADADVTFDKTRFSLGAARYLETGDTLTDDDLQAIAAHDAILLGAVGGTPGDPRLKDANIERGLLLKLRFTLDHYVNLRPSKLFAGAPGPLANPGDIDFVVVREGTEGPYVGNGGAIRKGTPHEVANETSVNTAFGVERVVRYAFDLAERRGKKVTLVHKTNVLVHAGAIWQRIVDEVAAEHPDVAVDYLHVDAATIFLVTDPSRFDVIVTDNLFGDILTDLAGAVTGGIGLAASGNINPDGTFPSMFEPVHGSAPDIAGQQKADPTAAILSVALLLDHLGFGAEAARVSAAVESDIAARAGARTTAEIGSAITALL from the coding sequence ATGTCGCGTGTCGTGAAGCTGGCCCTGATCCCCGGTGACGGGATCGGTCCCGAGGTCGTCGCCGAAGCCGAGAAGGTCCTCGACGCGGTCACCGCGGACGCGGACGTCACCTTCGACAAGACCCGCTTCTCGCTGGGAGCCGCCCGGTACCTGGAGACCGGCGACACGCTCACCGACGACGACCTGCAGGCGATCGCCGCGCACGACGCGATCCTGCTGGGCGCGGTCGGCGGCACACCGGGGGACCCGCGGCTGAAGGACGCGAACATCGAGCGCGGCCTGCTGCTGAAGCTCCGCTTCACGCTCGACCACTACGTCAACCTCCGCCCGTCGAAGCTGTTCGCCGGCGCTCCCGGTCCGCTCGCGAACCCCGGGGACATCGACTTCGTCGTGGTGCGCGAAGGGACAGAGGGACCGTACGTCGGCAACGGCGGAGCCATCCGCAAGGGAACCCCGCACGAGGTCGCGAACGAGACGTCGGTGAACACGGCTTTCGGAGTGGAGCGCGTCGTACGCTACGCCTTCGATCTCGCGGAGCGGCGCGGCAAGAAGGTGACGCTGGTGCACAAGACCAACGTGCTCGTGCACGCGGGGGCGATCTGGCAGCGCATCGTCGACGAGGTCGCCGCCGAGCATCCTGACGTCGCCGTCGACTACCTGCACGTCGATGCCGCCACGATCTTCCTCGTCACCGACCCGTCGCGCTTCGACGTGATCGTCACCGACAACCTGTTCGGCGACATCCTCACGGACCTGGCCGGCGCGGTGACGGGTGGCATCGGACTCGCAGCCTCGGGCAACATCAACCCCGACGGCACCTTCCCCTCGATGTTCGAGCCGGTGCACGGCTCGGCTCCGGACATCGCCGGTCAGCAGAAGGCCGATCCCACCGCGGCGATCCTGTCGGTGGCCCTGCTGCTCGACCACCTCGGATTCGGTGCGGAGGCCGCTCGCGTGAGCGCCGCCGTCGAGTCCGACATCGCCGCCCGTGCGGGCGCGCGTACGACGGCGGAGATCGGCTCCGCCATCACCGCCCTGCTCTGA
- a CDS encoding copper homeostasis protein CutC — protein MTDRTALEIAVQDAAGVLLALRAGADRVELCQALSATGGLTPSGATVDAVCAVAEHPAAVAVLIRPRPGGFVYDEDEVAVVAADVADAVRRGVGSVVVGALTADGTVDRRALDVWRSAAGDADVVFHRAIDTVPEPSALIDDLVECGVRRVLTSGGAARSVDGAATLARMVAAADGRLQVMAGGGVRPDDIPALLAAGVDAVHLSARRPSGDPSSTGPGGGEPGWDVTDPGIVALAAVALDRYRSVR, from the coding sequence GTGACAGACCGGACAGCGCTCGAGATCGCCGTGCAGGATGCCGCGGGTGTGCTCCTCGCGCTCCGCGCCGGCGCGGATCGGGTCGAGCTCTGTCAGGCGCTGTCCGCCACGGGTGGACTCACCCCGTCCGGTGCGACGGTCGACGCGGTATGCGCCGTGGCAGAGCATCCTGCCGCTGTCGCAGTGCTCATCAGACCGCGTCCCGGAGGATTCGTCTACGACGAGGACGAGGTCGCCGTCGTCGCGGCCGACGTCGCCGACGCGGTGCGGCGGGGCGTCGGCTCGGTCGTGGTCGGCGCGCTGACCGCAGACGGCACGGTTGATCGCCGTGCCCTCGATGTCTGGCGGAGCGCTGCGGGCGACGCCGACGTCGTGTTCCACCGCGCGATCGACACCGTGCCGGAACCGAGCGCGCTGATCGACGACCTGGTCGAGTGCGGCGTGCGTCGGGTGCTCACGAGCGGCGGCGCCGCGCGGAGCGTGGACGGTGCTGCGACTCTCGCACGCATGGTCGCCGCGGCCGACGGGCGCCTGCAGGTCATGGCCGGCGGTGGTGTGCGGCCCGACGACATCCCGGCCCTGCTCGCCGCGGGCGTGGATGCCGTGCACCTGTCCGCGCGTCGGCCGTCGGGGGATCCGTCGTCCACAGGTCCCGGGGGAGGAGAGCCCGGCTGGGACGTCACCGACCCGGGGATCGTGGCACTCGCCGCCGTCGCACTCGACCGGTATCGATCGGTCCGCTGA
- a CDS encoding branched-chain amino acid aminotransferase has translation MTTIDAETTVAPLEFAVTKNLNAATNARVAEVHENPGFGVVFTDHMVDICWSTKGGWHRPRVQPYGPIPLDPAASVLHYAQEIFEGIKAYRHADGSIHTFRPDRNAARLQASARRLALPELPTEYFIQSLREIVAVDARWVPSGADQSLYLRPFMFAKEAFLGVRAAQKVAYYVIASPAGAYFTGGVKPVRIWLSEDYARAGKGGTGKAKTGGNYASSLLAQSEASARGCDQVVFLNEQRNVEELGGMNVVFVFKDGRVVTPESDSILEGITRDSLLQLAEDRGYTVEKRPISIDEWREGVASGDIVEVFACGTAAVVTPIGALVGEGFDEPQPLGELALSLREELTDIQYGRREGKHGWLLRLDA, from the coding sequence ATGACGACCATCGACGCCGAGACCACCGTGGCTCCACTGGAGTTCGCCGTGACCAAGAACCTGAACGCCGCGACGAACGCTCGCGTCGCCGAGGTGCATGAGAACCCCGGCTTCGGCGTGGTCTTCACGGACCACATGGTCGACATCTGCTGGTCGACCAAGGGCGGCTGGCACCGTCCGCGTGTACAGCCCTATGGACCGATCCCGCTCGACCCGGCAGCCTCCGTGCTGCACTACGCCCAGGAGATCTTCGAGGGGATCAAGGCCTACCGCCACGCCGACGGCTCGATCCACACCTTCCGTCCCGACCGCAACGCCGCGCGCCTGCAGGCCAGCGCCCGCCGTCTCGCGCTGCCGGAGCTGCCGACGGAGTACTTCATCCAGTCGCTGCGCGAGATCGTCGCAGTCGACGCACGCTGGGTGCCCTCCGGTGCCGACCAGAGCCTGTACCTGCGCCCGTTCATGTTCGCGAAGGAGGCCTTCCTCGGCGTCCGGGCCGCGCAGAAGGTCGCCTACTACGTCATCGCGAGTCCGGCCGGCGCGTACTTCACCGGGGGAGTGAAGCCGGTGCGCATCTGGCTCTCCGAGGACTATGCCCGAGCCGGCAAGGGCGGCACGGGCAAGGCGAAGACCGGCGGCAACTACGCCTCGAGCCTCCTCGCTCAGAGCGAGGCCAGCGCCCGGGGCTGCGACCAGGTCGTGTTCCTCAACGAGCAGCGCAACGTCGAGGAGCTCGGCGGCATGAACGTCGTGTTCGTCTTCAAGGACGGCCGCGTGGTCACCCCGGAATCCGACAGCATCCTCGAGGGCATCACGCGGGACTCGCTGCTGCAGCTTGCCGAAGACCGCGGCTACACGGTCGAGAAGCGTCCGATCTCGATCGACGAATGGCGCGAGGGCGTGGCATCCGGTGACATCGTCGAGGTCTTCGCCTGCGGCACCGCCGCCGTCGTCACCCCGATCGGCGCGCTCGTGGGAGAGGGCTTCGACGAGCCGCAGCCGTTGGGGGAGCTCGCGCTGTCGCTGCGTGAAGAGCTCACGGACATCCAGTACGGCCGCCGCGAAGGCAAGCACGGCTGGCTGCTGCGCCTCGACGCCTGA
- a CDS encoding TetR/AcrR family transcriptional regulator, which translates to MPRPPLARERVLDAFENIVINDGERAATLDATAKAAGVSKGGLLYHFGSKDDLAAGILERLDALTTIDLERMAADDDGPVAYYIRTSVMEDDALDRALIATSRLAQGGSLAAGEALRTVRHRWEEMIRPHVRDRASLDLVMLLSDGLYFNNSLDVNGEQRLVPHRQELAELIALVLRATAP; encoded by the coding sequence ATGCCCCGACCTCCCCTGGCCCGAGAACGCGTTCTCGATGCCTTCGAGAACATCGTCATCAACGACGGCGAGAGAGCGGCGACACTGGATGCCACGGCAAAGGCCGCCGGTGTCTCCAAGGGCGGACTCCTCTATCATTTCGGATCCAAGGACGACCTGGCCGCCGGCATCCTGGAGCGCCTGGATGCGCTGACCACGATCGACCTCGAGCGCATGGCCGCAGACGATGACGGCCCCGTCGCCTATTACATCCGCACCTCGGTCATGGAGGACGATGCTCTGGATCGTGCCCTCATCGCCACTTCCCGGCTCGCGCAGGGCGGATCACTCGCCGCCGGTGAGGCGCTGCGCACAGTCCGGCACCGCTGGGAGGAGATGATCCGTCCCCACGTGCGCGACCGGGCCAGTCTCGATCTCGTCATGCTGCTCAGCGACGGGCTCTACTTCAACAACTCGCTCGACGTGAACGGGGAGCAGCGCCTCGTCCCGCACCGGCAGGAGCTGGCAGAGCTCATCGCGCTGGTGCTGCGCGCGACCGCCCCCTGA
- a CDS encoding alpha-L-fucosidase, translating into MNFETRTGPDLGTATPEYPGNGVPEWYRDAKLGFFVHWGLYSVPAWAVQHGKGVHIPTEDAYAWHQYAEWYGNTVRIAGSPTWERHQRLYGPGTSYEDLADRWTADAFDADAFVGELVDAGARYVVPTTKHHEGFCLWDTATTRFNAAARGPRRDLISEFHDATRRAGARFGVYYSGALDWHVSDFPPIESDTDLFRHRRNDAHFARYSAAQLEELVERFSPDLLWNDIDWPDGGKGAEEFGVAALLARYFDAVPDGVVNDRWGVPYHGFLTREYTNVDESQAHPWESTRGLGYSFGYNSAEDASQTLSGPDLIRMLVDVVSKNGNLLINVGPDASGRIPELQRNTMRELGAWLHAHGTTIYGTRPWLRHGEAHGEPRRYTQSGGDVHVHALDPSLGRITLPAELEHGRARWSDGSDAEAMRTVDGTVTVRIPDALGSAAVATLTVTP; encoded by the coding sequence ATGAACTTCGAGACTCGCACCGGGCCTGATCTGGGTACGGCGACCCCTGAATACCCGGGCAACGGGGTGCCAGAGTGGTACCGCGATGCCAAGCTCGGGTTCTTCGTGCACTGGGGCCTGTACTCGGTGCCGGCCTGGGCTGTGCAGCACGGGAAGGGCGTTCACATCCCCACCGAGGACGCCTACGCCTGGCATCAGTACGCGGAGTGGTACGGCAACACGGTGCGCATCGCCGGGAGCCCCACCTGGGAGCGGCATCAGCGCCTGTACGGCCCCGGAACCTCCTACGAGGACCTCGCAGACCGATGGACGGCCGACGCGTTCGATGCCGACGCATTCGTCGGCGAGCTGGTGGATGCGGGCGCCCGGTATGTGGTGCCGACGACGAAGCACCACGAGGGGTTCTGCCTCTGGGACACGGCGACGACCCGGTTCAACGCCGCCGCGCGCGGCCCTCGACGTGACCTGATCTCGGAGTTCCACGACGCGACCCGCCGAGCGGGCGCACGGTTCGGCGTCTACTACTCGGGTGCGCTGGACTGGCATGTCAGCGACTTCCCCCCGATCGAGTCGGACACGGACCTGTTCCGGCACCGTCGCAACGATGCCCATTTCGCCCGCTACTCGGCCGCGCAGCTCGAGGAGCTCGTCGAGCGCTTCTCGCCCGACCTCCTCTGGAACGACATCGACTGGCCGGACGGCGGCAAGGGCGCCGAGGAGTTCGGCGTCGCCGCGCTGCTCGCCCGCTACTTCGACGCGGTGCCGGACGGTGTGGTGAACGACCGCTGGGGAGTGCCGTACCACGGCTTCCTCACCAGGGAGTACACGAACGTGGACGAGTCGCAGGCGCACCCGTGGGAGTCGACGCGCGGGCTCGGGTACTCGTTCGGCTACAACAGCGCCGAGGATGCCTCGCAGACCCTGTCCGGCCCCGACCTGATCCGGATGCTCGTCGATGTCGTCTCCAAGAACGGCAATCTGCTGATCAACGTCGGCCCGGACGCCTCCGGGCGGATCCCCGAGTTGCAGCGGAACACGATGCGGGAACTGGGCGCCTGGCTCCACGCGCACGGCACGACGATCTACGGCACTCGCCCGTGGCTGCGCCACGGCGAGGCGCACGGCGAACCCCGTCGCTACACGCAGTCGGGCGGTGACGTGCACGTGCATGCGCTGGATCCGAGCCTCGGCCGGATCACCCTGCCCGCTGAACTGGAGCACGGGCGGGCCCGCTGGTCCGACGGGTCTGACGCAGAGGCGATGCGCACCGTTGACGGCACTGTCACCGTGCGCATTCCGGATGCACTCGGCTCTGCGGCTGTCGCGACCCTCACCGTGACGCCGTGA
- a CDS encoding MFS transporter encodes MSVVALTAAQQAAVQRRTVLVLSLGQVLGGIAFGATVSLGALLAADISGNDALSGLATASVTLGAALCAIPLARLAARVGRRRALTLGNLFALVGIAVVILAASLRVFPLLLVGILMIGAGNAGNLQSRFAATDLAAAQHRGRDLSIVVWATTIGGVAGPLLLGPGELVGAAIGMPPQTGSYAFSFVAQCAALVLYLVALRPDPLLAAQRLAKEAVAATGAAMADRPVIARYAIFAVAGSHVVMASVMAMTPVHLAHMAHGAHGMAPTPADVSALVGITIALHVGGMYALSPLFGILADRWGRLRVVLLGQVLLGGALAFAVFANDREWGVMVALILLGLGWSAATVAGAALLTESSAPEVRTRRQGRSDSLMSLSAAAGAVLAGVVLSNFQYAGLGIAASVIVLAIVALSPLGRAKR; translated from the coding sequence ATGAGCGTCGTCGCCCTGACGGCGGCTCAGCAGGCGGCGGTGCAGCGCAGGACCGTGTTGGTGCTCTCGCTGGGCCAGGTGCTCGGCGGCATCGCCTTCGGGGCGACCGTGTCGCTCGGCGCGCTGCTGGCGGCCGACATCTCGGGCAACGATGCCCTGTCGGGCCTCGCGACCGCATCCGTGACTCTCGGCGCGGCGCTCTGCGCCATCCCGCTGGCCCGCCTGGCGGCGAGGGTGGGCCGTCGCCGCGCCCTCACACTCGGCAACCTCTTCGCACTGGTGGGGATTGCGGTGGTGATCCTCGCGGCATCCCTCCGGGTGTTCCCGCTGCTGCTCGTCGGGATCCTGATGATCGGCGCCGGGAACGCCGGAAACCTCCAGTCCCGTTTCGCCGCCACCGATCTCGCGGCGGCGCAGCACCGCGGACGAGATCTCTCGATCGTCGTCTGGGCGACCACGATCGGCGGAGTGGCAGGACCACTGCTCCTCGGGCCCGGTGAGCTGGTCGGAGCCGCGATCGGCATGCCGCCGCAGACCGGCTCGTACGCATTCTCCTTCGTCGCCCAGTGCGCGGCCCTCGTGCTGTATCTCGTCGCCCTGCGCCCCGACCCGCTGCTGGCGGCGCAGCGGCTGGCCAAGGAAGCGGTCGCGGCGACCGGGGCGGCGATGGCCGACCGACCGGTCATCGCACGGTACGCGATCTTCGCGGTCGCCGGATCGCACGTCGTGATGGCATCGGTCATGGCCATGACCCCCGTGCACCTCGCGCACATGGCGCACGGCGCGCACGGGATGGCGCCGACCCCGGCCGATGTCTCGGCGCTCGTCGGCATCACGATCGCCCTGCACGTCGGCGGCATGTACGCGTTGTCGCCGCTCTTCGGCATCCTGGCCGACCGGTGGGGCAGACTGCGCGTCGTCCTGCTCGGGCAGGTGCTGCTGGGCGGTGCACTCGCCTTCGCCGTCTTCGCGAACGACCGGGAGTGGGGCGTCATGGTCGCCCTCATCCTGCTCGGACTCGGCTGGAGCGCGGCGACGGTCGCGGGCGCGGCACTGCTCACCGAATCGAGTGCGCCCGAGGTCCGCACGCGCAGACAGGGGCGCAGCGACTCCCTGATGAGTCTGTCGGCAGCAGCCGGTGCCGTGCTCGCCGGAGTCGTGCTCTCGAACTTCCAGTACGCGGGGCTGGGCATCGCCGCGTCGGTGATCGTCCTGGCGATCGTCGCGCTCTCGCCGCTCGGGCGCGCGAAGCGATGA